A part of Fimbriiglobus ruber genomic DNA contains:
- a CDS encoding DUF1634 domain-containing protein, whose protein sequence is MDAAVSSSRRLERFLAGLLQYGTWLASVATALGTALLLAEEYWNVQNPGLVSGTRVVTAGIALFILLPVARVLVMLAFFLRERDYRFVAIAALVLMIIFLGFGLGMSVPSHMQGAH, encoded by the coding sequence GTGGACGCGGCCGTTTCGAGTTCCCGCCGCCTGGAGCGGTTCCTGGCCGGACTGCTCCAGTACGGCACTTGGCTGGCCTCGGTCGCGACCGCGCTGGGCACTGCCCTGTTGCTGGCCGAAGAGTATTGGAACGTGCAGAACCCGGGATTGGTATCCGGCACCCGCGTCGTGACCGCCGGCATCGCCCTTTTCATCCTGCTGCCGGTCGCGCGGGTACTCGTGATGCTCGCGTTCTTCCTACGCGAACGCGACTACCGATTCGTCGCGATCGCGGCACTCGTGCTGATGATTATCTTTCTGGGATTCGGACTCGGGATGTCCGTGCCGTCTCATATGCAAGGCGCGCACTAG
- a CDS encoding sulfite exporter TauE/SafE family protein translates to MSAGFSLWLFVVALGASALGGMLGMASGIFIVPILIMFCGVEIHTAIAASIVSVIACSCGSAAPFLRAGLTNVRLAVVLETATTLGALTGVFLVGIIPVPYLYFLFAVVLTVSAQQMLARRGEPTDATAGTAPGRWGAALRLDSTYPDRALGRDVAYRVWRVPLGMVLMYGAGLISALLGIGSGVLKIPAMDTALRLPIKVSTATSNFMIGVTAAASAGAYFLRGDIVPAIAGPVAVGSVVGSVLGARVLMAVSNDRLRLLFVVALVALAVQMLLSAFGINLL, encoded by the coding sequence ATGAGTGCGGGTTTTAGCCTGTGGCTGTTCGTGGTGGCGTTGGGGGCCAGCGCGCTGGGCGGCATGCTGGGCATGGCCAGCGGGATCTTTATCGTACCCATTCTGATCATGTTCTGCGGCGTCGAGATTCACACCGCCATCGCCGCCAGTATCGTGTCCGTGATCGCCTGCTCGTGTGGCAGTGCCGCGCCCTTTCTCCGGGCCGGCCTGACGAACGTCCGGCTCGCGGTCGTGCTGGAGACGGCCACCACGCTCGGTGCCCTGACCGGCGTCTTCCTCGTCGGAATCATTCCCGTCCCGTACCTCTATTTTCTGTTCGCCGTGGTCTTGACCGTTTCAGCCCAGCAAATGTTGGCGCGGCGGGGTGAGCCGACCGACGCGACAGCGGGGACCGCGCCCGGTCGGTGGGGGGCCGCCCTGCGGCTGGATTCGACCTACCCCGACCGGGCTCTCGGGCGCGACGTGGCCTATCGCGTGTGGCGCGTGCCGCTGGGCATGGTCCTGATGTACGGTGCCGGTCTGATCTCCGCGCTGCTGGGGATCGGCAGCGGCGTACTCAAGATTCCCGCAATGGACACCGCCTTGCGCCTGCCCATCAAAGTCTCCACGGCGACATCGAATTTCATGATCGGCGTGACGGCCGCCGCGAGCGCCGGCGCCTACTTCCTGCGCGGCGACATTGTCCCGGCCATCGCGGGGCCGGTCGCCGTGGGTTCCGTCGTGGGCTCCGTACTCGGGGCGCGCGTTCTCATGGCCGTGTCCAACGACCGCCTTCGCCTGCTCTTCGTGGTGGCGCTCGTCGCGCTGGCCGTGCAGATGCTGTTGAGCGCGTTCGGCATCAACTTGCTGTGA
- a CDS encoding TlpA family protein disulfide reductase, with protein sequence MPKIHRVALAVPAMLLVLGAGAFAGCESQPFPPTPVAAAVAPRTAPAAPPADAAPAATAETVELKEVTFAGLDAAVKEHKGKVVAIDVWFLGCAPCVKKFPHLVQMAKDHAAEGLVCMSLNPVDLEPADREKALKFLKAKGAAFPNFVVKDTEENEKKWSKQYPTTVTPALILVDRKGEVVKVITDEPNVEAIDAEVRKVLGAK encoded by the coding sequence GCCCTCGCGGTCCCCGCCATGCTGCTCGTGCTGGGTGCGGGCGCCTTCGCCGGGTGCGAGTCGCAGCCGTTCCCGCCCACGCCGGTCGCGGCCGCGGTCGCCCCGCGGACAGCCCCGGCTGCGCCGCCGGCGGACGCGGCCCCCGCGGCGACGGCCGAGACGGTCGAACTCAAGGAAGTCACGTTCGCGGGCCTGGACGCGGCGGTCAAGGAACACAAGGGCAAGGTGGTGGCCATCGACGTGTGGTTCCTCGGCTGCGCCCCGTGCGTGAAGAAGTTCCCGCACCTGGTTCAGATGGCCAAGGACCACGCGGCCGAAGGGCTCGTCTGCATGTCCCTGAACCCCGTCGATCTCGAACCGGCCGACCGCGAGAAGGCTCTGAAGTTCCTGAAAGCCAAGGGCGCGGCGTTCCCGAACTTCGTGGTGAAGGACACGGAGGAGAACGAGAAAAAGTGGAGCAAGCAGTACCCGACGACCGTCACCCCGGCCCTCATCCTGGTCGACCGCAAGGGCGAGGTGGTGAAGGTCATCACGGACGAGCCGAACGTCGAGGCGATCGACGCCGAAGTCCGCAAGGTGTTGGGGGCGAAGTGA